GGGCTGACCGTCGACGACATCGTCGTCAGCCAGAAACGGGTGTTCGTCTTCGGCGGCGAGAATCGATCCGTCTCCTTCGAGCGGACGATGGACGGACCCGGGACGTACGAGGTTGGCATCGACGGCCGGACGCACACGGTGACGGTCACCGAACCCGAACCCAAACCGGGCGAATCGGTGCCGAATATGACAGTGACGGGGGTCGACCTCGACCGGACCGAGGTCGCAATCGGGGAGCCCATTACGGTCACGGCGACCGTCGAGAACACGGGCAACGCGACGGGGGTACGAACCCTCGAGTTCGCCGTCGGCGGGTTCGTCGTCGAGACGGAGCGGGTGGAACTCGCGCCCGGCGAGACTCGACAGGTCGAGTTCGAGCGATCGTTCGCCGACTCCGGACGCTACGCGCTGGCGCTCGAGGGCGAGGCGGTGGGTACCGTCACGGTCGTCGGACTACCGTCGATTGCGGCGATCACGGCGCAATTACCGTCGGAATCGGCGGCGGCGCTCGCCGTTCCGGCCGCGCTCGGCATCGGGTTCGTCGTCCGGCGGCGGCGAGCGTGAGACGAGCAGTTAAGACGATTCGAATGCGAGACAGGGAAAACACGACCGTGCCAGGAGCGAACTCGAGGGAGCGACGACGATGAACGGGACGTCGATAGCCAAACAGGTCGCGATGGGGCTGGTGGGCCTCGTCGTGGTACTGCTGGTGCTCGGCCAGGTGCTGGGCCAGCCGATACTGCTCGGCTACGTCGCGACGGGGAGTATGGAGCCAACGCTTTCGGCCGGCGACGGGTTCGTCGCGGTCCCGAGCGCGGTGACCGACGCACCCGAACCCGGCGATGTCGTCGTCTTCGAGGCCGAGACGTTACACGGGGGCGGACTCACGACCCATCGAATCGTCGCCGAGACCGACGAGGGGTACGTGACGCGGGGCGACGCCAACCCGTTCACCGACCAGGACGGGGGCGAGCCACCGGTCACCGAGGGGAAGATCGTCGCCGAAGCCTGGCAGATCGGGGGGTCGGTCGTCCGGGTCCCGCACCTGGGAACCGTTATCATGAGCGTCCAGGGGCTCGTCGGGGCCGTCTTCGGTCTCCTGGCGGCGCCGCTCGGGATCACGGCCGCCTTCGACGCCGAAGGGACCGGTGCTCTGCTGGTGGCCCTCGGGGTCGGCCTGCTCGGGGTCGGCTTGCTGCTCGAGCGTGTCGGCGTGGCCGAACGGCGGACGGCGCGACGAACCAGCCGCGAGAACGTGATCGGCCTCTGGTCGGCGCTGTCGGCCGTCGTCGTCGTGCTCGCCCTGTTCGCGACCGCGGCGATGGTGATCCCGGCAGGCGGAACCGCGTACGAACTCGTGAGTACCGACTCGCCGACCGACGACCCACAGATCGTCGCCCCCGGGGAGACGACGACGCTTACGCGAACGATCGACAACAGCGGCTACGTTCCGGTCGTCGTCGTACTCGATGCGCCACACCCCGCCGTCGATGCCGAGCCGCGGTCGACGACGGTCGGCAGTCGCGACACTGCCGAGGTAGCGCTCTCGATGACGGCACCGGAGACGACGGGGAGCTACACCCGCGACGTCGTCGAGAGTCGGTACCTCCTCGTCTTGCCACCGACGCTCCTCGTCTGGCTCCACGACGTCCACCCCTTCGTGGCCATCGGCGCGGTCAACGTCGTGATCGTCGCCGTGGCCGTTGGTCTCGTGTTCGCCCTCTTTGGCACCGGAGACCTCCGGATCCGGACGCCTGGATCGCACCTCCCGCTTTCCAGGCGACTCGAACGCTTGCTCGAGAAGTGGCTGTGATCGCCCCTCGCGCGCCCAGCCCGCTCGATCGATGGCCGCTACTGTTATAATCGATGAACGACGACCTATCGTATCGCGTGACTTTCCGCACTGTGCTACATGGGGAATTGGCCGACGGCGAGTCACAGCCAGCGACGGGGTCCGACGGGAGGGAGGGGACGCCGTGACGAACACGCCGCGGCTCGACTTACTGATCGCCAGGTCCGGTCGACCGATCCTAATCGCGCTGCTCGTGATCGGCACGATTGCCCTGCTCGCGACCGGCTGGGTCGTCGCGAACCCGTCGACGACCACGACTACCCAGGAGGTCGATCGCCAGACGGTTTCGACGCAGGTCGGCACGGAAGCCGTGGTCGTCCAGGACGGTCTCTGGGAGGCGGGAACGGTGCTCGAGGACAATCCTGCGTACGTGATCAACGCCTCCCCGGAACTCGAGGTCGTCGCAGAGACGGCGGTTCCGAGCGACGAGACGAGCCTCGAACACGAGATCGTCCTCAGGTACGCGGCCTCGCGCAACGGCGAGGTGTTCTGGGAGTCAGAACGGGTGCTGGCGGCCGAGGAACCGACGGTCACGGACGGACAGGGCGTCACCAGGGCGTCGGTCGACGTCCGAGAGGTCCAGGACAGACGTGAGGAACTCAGGGCCCGCCTCGACGGGGTCGGCACGGTCGACCTCTCGCTGATCGTCCGCACGAGTTACGATACGGGGACGCACGTCGGCGAGCACGCCCCGTCGACCTCGTTCGTCGTCACCGAGCGGAGTTACTATCTCGAAGACCATCCCGAAGAGTCGGACCCGAACCCGGTCACCCAGACCGTCGAGACGACGGACCCACCCAGTTCCGCGCTGATCGGCGCCCTCCTGATCCTCACGGTGGGTTCGTTCGGTGGGGCCGCGTTCGTCAACTCCCGCTCCGACGTCGACGTCGACCGAGCACGGCAGGCGATTCACGAGAATCGCTACGCGGAGTGGATTTCGCGGGGCTCGCTGCCGATGTGGATTGGCGACGAACACGTCTCGCTCGACACGCTCGAGGACGTCGTTGACGTCGCTATCGACACGAACGAGCGCGTGATCCACGATCGGAGCCGCGGCCTGTTCGCGGTCGTCAGCGACGGCGTCGTCTACTACTACAGCGACCGCGGGCTCTGGGAGGAGACGGCGTGGCCGGACTTCGACCTGGAGGAGCGGCCGACTCCGGGCGACGTGGTCTCACCCGGTGACGGCGACGAATCGTCGGCTCGACCGGGCGATAGCGGACCGAAGCCGCCGTTCGAGGACTTGCCGGACCCCGAGGACGACGACGCCTGGAACAATCTGTGATCGGTCGTCGTACACCTGTGGTCGGTCGCGTTCTTCTGTGGTCGGTCGCGTAGCCTGTAGTTGGTCGTCGTACTCCCGCGTGTGCTTGTTTCTGTTCAGCACACGAATCTATCACGCCGACTGACTGACTGGTCAAATTGTCGCGAATGTCCCGTTTTACGGGCTGCTGTGCCCAGTATTCATTGACATAGGCGTGAACGAATCGTCCGTTCTGTCATCCGAAAAGGCTCAACTTTATACTCCTGGAGCATTTCGATTCGTAATATGAGTGAGACTGACGGGGAGGACATTACGGATTTGCCACCGAGTGCGAAACTGGTCTACAAAGTCCTCGAGTACGACGGCCCGTTGACCCAGAAGCAGATCGTCGAGGAGTCGATGCTGTCGGCGCGCACGGTCAGGTACGCCCTCGAGCGCCTCAGCGACATCGGCACCGTCGACGAGAACATCTACTTCGCGGACGCACGCCAGAGCCTCTACCGGATCACGGAAGCCGAACCAGTTGCGGCCGACGGTAGCGGCGGCGAGCCAGCCAGCAAGGACGCCTGCTGTGCGGAGTGACCGGTCGCGAGTCGATAGAATATTCGTCCTCGAGTGACCGACTCGAGACATGGACAAGGAGACGCTGCCGGAGTGGGCGTGGCTGTTTTTCGGATTGATGGTCGCCGCGGTCGCCGCCAACGGAATTAGCATGGCCCTACAGATTTCGACCGACTGGCGGATGGCCATCATCGTCACCGTGATGGCACCAGTCCTGGTCTACGTCGGCGTCTGGTACGACCCGGACAGACAGTACTACTGGGAGCAGTCACGAGCGAAGATCTTCGGCGATGTGGGCTTCCTGGTCGTGGGAACGGCCGTGGGTGCCGGCATCGCCATCGCCCTGACGATCGACCTGATCGACTCGCAGTTCCTGCGGGACCTGCTCGCCATGCTCGTGGGCTTTCTCACCGGCTGGGCCCTCTTCTGGTGGCGCAACCCAGACCTCTACCGTCCCGACGACGCCAGCTCGAGGTAACGCCATGGACGCCGAGGCCTACCGAACCGTTGCCGAGGCCGCGACCGCGAGCTTCGTCGTCCAGGGCTCGGAGTTTCTCGGGCACGCTCGCCCCGTCGACGACCTCGAATCGGCCGAGGCGTTCATCGAGAACGTACACGAGGAGTACGCCGACGCGACCCACAACGTTCCGGCCTATCGAATCAGGGTCGACGCCGATGGCCGGCTCCGGGAGTACTCGAGCGACGACGGCGAGCCGAGCGGTTCCGCCGGTAAGCCTGCCCTGAATGTACTCTCTCAGCGCGACCTCGAGAACGTCGCGGTCGTCGTCACGCGTTACTACGGCGGGACGAACCTCGGCGTCGGCGGCCTCGTTCGGGCGTACTCCCGAGCGGTCAAGGAGGCGGTCGACGCCGCGGGCGTGATCGAGGAGCGGCCCCACGAGACGGTCTCGATCACCCTCGAGTACGACGATTCGGGCACCGTTCGTGGCATCCTCGAGAGCGAGGGGCTCGAGTTCGAGGCGGAGTACGAAGCGGACGTACGCTTCGAGGTTCGAGTGCCGATCGCCGACGCCGACGCTCTCCGTGACCGAATTCGCAGTGCGACGAGTGGGCGGGCACGTCTCGAGTGAGGTGTTCGGTGGTCGCCAGCGCGGTTATCGTTCCGTCCGAAGACCCTCGAGCGTCGCGGCGACCGATTCGGAATCGTCGATCGCGTCCCGACGACAGCGGAGCGAGCGCCAGTCTCGTTCGATCACAAGTTCGTCCGCGGTAATCTCGACGCCGGTGATCGCCTCCCAGGGAAGCAGCCGTTTCGTGAAGCCGCGATCGACGACGAGCCCGGCCTCGTGGGCCGCGAGGGTGGGCGTCGACACCGAATCGGCGTCGAAGAGCGAACTCGAGTAGCCGGCGACGAGCCAGAACAGGCCGTGGCCGCCCCA
This region of Natronosalvus halobius genomic DNA includes:
- a CDS encoding DUF5305 domain-containing protein, which translates into the protein MTNTPRLDLLIARSGRPILIALLVIGTIALLATGWVVANPSTTTTTQEVDRQTVSTQVGTEAVVVQDGLWEAGTVLEDNPAYVINASPELEVVAETAVPSDETSLEHEIVLRYAASRNGEVFWESERVLAAEEPTVTDGQGVTRASVDVREVQDRREELRARLDGVGTVDLSLIVRTSYDTGTHVGEHAPSTSFVVTERSYYLEDHPEESDPNPVTQTVETTDPPSSALIGALLILTVGSFGGAAFVNSRSDVDVDRARQAIHENRYAEWISRGSLPMWIGDEHVSLDTLEDVVDVAIDTNERVIHDRSRGLFAVVSDGVVYYYSDRGLWEETAWPDFDLEERPTPGDVVSPGDGDESSARPGDSGPKPPFEDLPDPEDDDAWNNL
- a CDS encoding IMPACT family protein, whose protein sequence is MDAEAYRTVAEAATASFVVQGSEFLGHARPVDDLESAEAFIENVHEEYADATHNVPAYRIRVDADGRLREYSSDDGEPSGSAGKPALNVLSQRDLENVAVVVTRYYGGTNLGVGGLVRAYSRAVKEAVDAAGVIEERPHETVSITLEYDDSGTVRGILESEGLEFEAEYEADVRFEVRVPIADADALRDRIRSATSGRARLE
- a CDS encoding CARDB domain-containing protein, whose amino-acid sequence is MYLKFGAAFVLVLLLAVPTAAISLEPTDTTASIELEASSPYATTENGQLELDFERLNADSVTTVDEAFTVRATDENVDRIWLSGTDGVTFYRNGDPGDEITKKSPLEPTTGQPITVGVSIDTHQAREGTESFTIHVGYDDDDEDDETDPDPPTLERVIVSDTEVTVGETITVTGIYRGGSQSMATMAGLTVDDIVVSQKRVFVFGGENRSVSFERTMDGPGTYEVGIDGRTHTVTVTEPEPKPGESVPNMTVTGVDLDRTEVAIGEPITVTATVENTGNATGVRTLEFAVGGFVVETERVELAPGETRQVEFERSFADSGRYALALEGEAVGTVTVVGLPSIAAITAQLPSESAAALAVPAALGIGFVVRRRRA
- a CDS encoding ArsR family transcriptional regulator; translated protein: MSETDGEDITDLPPSAKLVYKVLEYDGPLTQKQIVEESMLSARTVRYALERLSDIGTVDENIYFADARQSLYRITEAEPVAADGSGGEPASKDACCAE
- a CDS encoding S26 family signal peptidase, giving the protein MNGTSIAKQVAMGLVGLVVVLLVLGQVLGQPILLGYVATGSMEPTLSAGDGFVAVPSAVTDAPEPGDVVVFEAETLHGGGLTTHRIVAETDEGYVTRGDANPFTDQDGGEPPVTEGKIVAEAWQIGGSVVRVPHLGTVIMSVQGLVGAVFGLLAAPLGITAAFDAEGTGALLVALGVGLLGVGLLLERVGVAERRTARRTSRENVIGLWSALSAVVVVLALFATAAMVIPAGGTAYELVSTDSPTDDPQIVAPGETTTLTRTIDNSGYVPVVVVLDAPHPAVDAEPRSTTVGSRDTAEVALSMTAPETTGSYTRDVVESRYLLVLPPTLLVWLHDVHPFVAIGAVNVVIVAVAVGLVFALFGTGDLRIRTPGSHLPLSRRLERLLEKWL